The following proteins come from a genomic window of Flavobacterium crocinum:
- a CDS encoding DUF2062 domain-containing protein, whose product MKSQQELLNSTNFCVIVPTYNNQKTLKKVLDSILDFTSNVIIVNDGSTDSTSEILKKFSQLTQIHHPKNLGKGRALRNGFRKALELDFEYAITIDSDGQHFAADIPIFLEEIQNEPNALLIGSRNMTQENVPKKSSFGNKFSNFWFKFETGIKLDDTQSGFRLYPLRLLPKRFYTNKFEFEIEVIVRAAWKGIVVKNIPIQVLYDPAERVSHFRPFQDFTRISILNTVLVTNALLYIKPRDFFRRAKKKGFKKFFLEDILESSDSNFKKSAAIALGIFIGLSPFWGFQTILLFSLAALFRLNKVIAFLTSNVSFPPFIPFIIYGSLKIGSLFVSADAPLVLDSSITLDDIQKNATQYIVGSLILATVSALSVGLISYLLLTAFSSKKQNDN is encoded by the coding sequence ATGAAATCACAGCAGGAATTACTTAATTCGACCAACTTTTGCGTTATTGTACCCACTTATAATAACCAAAAAACACTGAAAAAAGTACTGGATTCTATTTTAGATTTCACCTCAAATGTTATAATTGTCAACGACGGTTCGACCGATTCGACGAGCGAAATCCTAAAAAAATTTTCACAGCTGACGCAAATTCATCATCCTAAAAATTTAGGAAAAGGCCGTGCGCTAAGAAATGGATTTAGAAAAGCGCTGGAATTGGATTTTGAATATGCGATTACGATCGATTCTGACGGGCAGCATTTCGCAGCTGATATTCCAATTTTTTTGGAAGAAATTCAAAATGAACCAAACGCACTTTTGATTGGAAGCCGAAATATGACGCAGGAAAATGTTCCGAAGAAAAGTAGTTTTGGAAATAAATTTTCTAATTTTTGGTTCAAATTCGAAACCGGAATTAAGCTGGATGATACACAATCTGGATTTCGTTTATATCCTTTAAGATTATTACCAAAACGTTTTTATACCAATAAATTTGAGTTTGAAATCGAAGTGATTGTGCGCGCTGCATGGAAAGGAATTGTGGTTAAAAACATTCCGATTCAGGTTTTATATGATCCTGCTGAAAGAGTTTCTCATTTTCGTCCATTTCAGGATTTTACCCGAATCAGTATTTTAAATACCGTTTTGGTAACCAATGCTTTATTATACATCAAACCTCGCGATTTCTTTCGCCGGGCAAAAAAAAAAGGTTTTAAAAAATTCTTTTTAGAAGATATTTTAGAAAGCTCCGATTCTAATTTTAAAAAATCGGCAGCGATTGCTTTGGGAATTTTTATTGGACTTTCACCGTTTTGGGGATTTCAAACCATATTGCTTTTTTCATTGGCTGCTTTGTTCAGGCTCAATAAAGTTATTGCATTTTTGACTTCCAATGTAAGCTTTCCCCCTTTTATTCCGTTTATAATTTATGGTTCTTTGAAAATCGGAAGCCTTTTTGTTTCGGCTGATGCACCTTTGGTTTTAGACAGTTCAATAACATTAGATGATATTCAAAAAAATGCTACTCAATATATCGTAGGAAGTCTTATTTTAGCAACCGTTTCAGCACTATCAGTTGGTCTTATAAGTTATTTACTTTTGACCGCTTTTAGTTCTAAAAAACAAAACGACAATTAA
- a CDS encoding hotdog family protein has translation MILKDFYKVLSEEKISDSKYNITILVNEKHEVFKGHFPGNPIMPGVCMIQIIKELTESITNSSLMIQSLANVKFMALINPEVTPELRLELDITTTEDGLVKVKNTTYFNDTTALKLSNVYKKI, from the coding sequence ATGATTTTAAAAGATTTTTACAAAGTTCTGTCGGAAGAAAAAATCTCCGATTCAAAATATAATATTACAATTTTAGTCAATGAAAAACATGAGGTTTTTAAAGGGCATTTCCCTGGAAATCCTATTATGCCTGGTGTTTGCATGATTCAGATTATCAAAGAACTTACAGAATCGATTACTAATAGTTCGTTGATGATTCAGTCTTTGGCAAATGTAAAATTCATGGCGCTTATTAATCCTGAGGTAACTCCGGAATTACGTTTAGAACTTGACATTACAACTACTGAAGACGGTTTGGTAAAAGTGAAAAACACGACTTACTTTAACGACACTACTGCTCTGAAATTGAGCAATGTGTACAAAAAAATATAA